A DNA window from Callospermophilus lateralis isolate mCalLat2 chromosome X, mCalLat2.hap1, whole genome shotgun sequence contains the following coding sequences:
- the Hapstr2 gene encoding HUWE1-associated protein modifying stress responses 2, whose amino-acid sequence MEEQPKEGEAEVAEHWFSKWERQCLDEAEQDEQLSPELQEEAAAEAAGLKSEQQRLWHLFQISATAVAQLYKDSGCQQPGLSMWDPFQNAAMAVTSLYKESGDAHQRSFDLGVQVGYQRRIKDVLEWVKKGRSTIRREDLISFLCGKVPPAPPPPRTPRMPPKPPSGVASQAAATESSSSVDVDLQPFHEAIALHGLNGAMASISVRSGAPGSPPQDSGVASSGRRKSSFLEDDLNPFGSEELALRLDSGGIRKRTSAQFGDGITDSPSHKRNRMV is encoded by the coding sequence atggaggAGCAGCCGAAGGAGGGCGAGGCCGAGGTCGCGGAGCACTGGTTCTCCAAGTGGGAGCGCCAGTGCTTGGACGAGGCCGAGCAGGACGAGCAGCTGTCCCCAGAGCTGCAGGAGGAGGCGGCCGCCGAGGCAGCAGGGCTCAAGAGCGAGCAGCAGAGGCTCTGGCACCTCTTCCAGATCTCGGCCACCGCGGTGGCCCAGCTCTACAAAGATTCCGGGTGCCAACAGCCAGGACTGTCTATGTGGGACCCCTTCCAGAATGCAGCCATGGCCGTGACCAGCCTCTACAAAGAGAGTGGGGATGCCCACCAACGAAGTTTTGACCTGGGAGTCCAGGTTGGCTACCAGCGTCGCATCAAAGATGTGCTGGAGTGGGTGAAGAAGGGCCGAAGCACCATTCGCCGCGAAGACCTGATTAGCTTCCTATGTGGCAAAGTGCCCCCTGCCCCTCCCCCGCCGCGCACCCCTAGGATGCCCCCGAAGCCACCCTCTGGGGTCGCTAGCCAAGCTGCGGCCACCGAGTCCAGCTCTTCGGTTGACGTCGACCTGCAGCCTTTCCACGAGGCCATTGCCCTGCATGGCCTCAATGGCGCCATGGCGAGCATCAGCGTGCGATCTGGCGCGCCTGGTTCCCCGCCTCAAGACAGCGGTGTGGCCAGCAGTGGGCGACGAAAAAGTAGTTTCCTCGAAGATGACCTGAACCCCTTTGGCTCCGAAGAACTAGCCCTCCGCTTGGACAGTGGGGGGATTCGAAAGCGCACTTCGGCCCAGTTCGGTGATGGTATCACAGACTCCCCGTCCCACAAGCGCAACCGAATGGTCTAA